The following proteins are encoded in a genomic region of Microcoleus sp. FACHB-68:
- a CDS encoding EAL domain-containing protein, whose protein sequence is MMLQEPKNEAIKSDAGRQYDPAAVFAEIPHLAARICGTSMALLYLVDGTRYAFNLELLEVSLWEVDFWAHTVVQPDVLVVEDTSQDVRFANNPKVTSSPYIRFYAGVPLITSDGHAVGALCVLDSVQRELTQLQIDALQGLSRQVIAQRELQHHFSDLRQTALQCQQREKSRPHAEEEYLTVLEQVQDGIFILQGNQLLFVNQPFAKMLGYTVAELKGIDFSALVAPEDRRKLGQTNRRGRARVPEPQTSDFRLLHKHQANPIRVSVKVAPISYQGSVASLGLVKMIHPGRLVAGRDGKFAVPALPNSYYDLLTGLLNHAGLMKCVEFAIEQSKQQPRDGFAVLFLNIDHFKRIKCSLGYRLAEQLLVAFAHRLQTCLRAGDPIGHLGSDEFGIVVHHIKNINDSLAIAERLHESLKVPFLIERQEVFITVSIGIALSVGLHAEVTSRRKTGQNRSRLVLQDVAAHEHPTGEQETKAEVDSPLNGVVPLRPPARRLNDLAAQQRPEDLLRDAGVAMYSAKAQGKASSQVFNAGMHTRVLAGWRLETDLRRAIHDNAHLSESTRHSQFILHYQPIVSLGTGTLAGFEALVRWLHPERGLVSPTEFIPVAEQTGLIVPLGAWVLREACLQMRWWQEQFPAAQQLTMSVNLSGIQLSQPALLAQIDETLQYTGIQPSCLKLEITESVVMDNADAATAVLEQLRDRNIQLCIDDFGTGYSSLSYLRRFPINTLKIDRSFVSAMCDEAENSEIVRAIVMLANNLGMQVVAEGIETPAQMQLLSALQCEYGQGYYFSKPIDSDTAGALISAVPAAYFGG, encoded by the coding sequence ATGATGCTCCAAGAACCGAAAAACGAAGCGATTAAGAGTGATGCTGGCCGGCAGTACGATCCGGCAGCAGTCTTTGCAGAAATACCGCACTTAGCAGCCCGCATTTGCGGCACATCAATGGCATTGCTGTATTTGGTTGATGGCACCCGATACGCTTTTAATTTAGAACTGCTAGAAGTTTCCCTGTGGGAGGTGGACTTTTGGGCGCACACCGTTGTGCAGCCAGATGTGTTGGTTGTTGAGGATACGTCCCAAGATGTCCGCTTCGCCAACAACCCAAAGGTGACTTCATCGCCTTACATTCGGTTTTATGCCGGCGTTCCCTTAATCACCTCAGATGGCCATGCAGTCGGGGCGTTATGTGTATTGGACTCCGTGCAGCGAGAGTTAACCCAGTTGCAAATAGATGCCTTGCAGGGACTTAGCCGGCAAGTGATCGCTCAAAGAGAGTTACAGCATCATTTCAGCGATTTAAGGCAGACAGCCCTCCAGTGTCAGCAAAGAGAAAAATCGCGCCCTCACGCAGAGGAAGAATACCTAACGGTTTTAGAGCAAGTTCAGGACGGGATTTTTATTCTTCAAGGCAATCAACTGCTTTTTGTCAATCAGCCATTTGCCAAGATGCTGGGTTACACGGTGGCAGAATTGAAAGGAATCGATTTTTCAGCACTGGTGGCACCAGAAGATCGCCGGAAGTTAGGCCAGACCAACCGGCGCGGGCGGGCTAGAGTTCCAGAACCGCAAACCTCTGATTTCCGGCTACTGCACAAGCATCAGGCCAATCCAATCCGGGTATCGGTGAAAGTTGCTCCGATTTCATATCAGGGCAGTGTGGCCAGTCTGGGACTTGTGAAGATGATTCATCCAGGCCGGCTGGTTGCCGGCAGAGATGGGAAATTTGCTGTACCGGCTCTCCCCAACAGTTATTACGATCTACTAACAGGACTGCTCAACCATGCTGGGTTGATGAAGTGCGTGGAATTTGCCATTGAGCAGTCAAAGCAACAGCCTAGGGATGGCTTTGCCGTGCTGTTTCTCAATATTGATCACTTCAAACGAATCAAATGCAGCCTGGGATACCGGCTGGCAGAGCAATTACTCGTAGCCTTTGCTCACCGGCTGCAAACTTGCTTACGAGCCGGTGATCCCATCGGACATCTGGGATCGGATGAGTTTGGGATTGTCGTACATCACATCAAAAATATTAATGACTCGCTCGCCATTGCTGAGCGGCTGCACGAATCCCTAAAAGTGCCTTTTCTCATCGAGAGGCAAGAAGTATTTATTACAGTTAGTATTGGCATTGCCCTCAGTGTGGGTTTGCACGCTGAAGTAACCAGCCGGCGCAAAACAGGACAAAACAGGAGCCGGCTGGTTTTACAAGACGTGGCTGCCCATGAGCACCCTACTGGAGAGCAAGAAACCAAGGCGGAAGTTGATAGCCCACTGAACGGCGTTGTACCCTTGCGCCCTCCTGCCCGACGGTTAAATGATCTAGCCGCCCAACAGCGCCCAGAAGATTTACTGCGCGATGCCGGTGTTGCTATGTACAGCGCCAAAGCGCAAGGCAAAGCGAGTTCTCAAGTATTTAATGCCGGTATGCATACGCGTGTCTTAGCCGGCTGGCGATTAGAAACCGACTTACGGCGAGCAATTCATGACAATGCTCATTTATCTGAATCCACCCGCCATTCACAATTTATACTGCACTACCAGCCTATTGTTTCCCTTGGCACCGGCACCCTAGCTGGGTTTGAGGCGCTCGTGCGCTGGCTGCACCCAGAGCGAGGTTTGGTTTCGCCAACAGAGTTTATTCCCGTGGCAGAACAAACCGGCTTGATTGTCCCTTTGGGAGCATGGGTGCTGCGCGAGGCGTGCCTTCAGATGCGCTGGTGGCAGGAGCAATTTCCAGCCGCCCAGCAGCTGACAATGAGCGTGAATTTATCTGGCATACAGCTTTCGCAGCCGGCTTTGCTCGCTCAAATTGACGAAACGCTGCAATATACAGGCATCCAGCCGAGCTGTTTAAAGCTGGAAATTACCGAAAGCGTGGTGATGGATAATGCCGATGCGGCAACCGCTGTGCTAGAGCAACTTAGAGATAGAAATATCCAGCTGTGCATCGATGATTTCGGCACCGGCTATTCCTCATTGAGCTATCTGCGCCGGTTTCCGATTAATACCTTGAAAATTGATCGCTCGTTTGTCAGCGCCATGTGCGATGAAGCAGAAAACTCAGAAATTGTGCGAGCGATTGTAATGTTGGCAAATAATTTGGGGATGCAGGTAGTGGCTGAAGGAATCGAAACGCCAGCCCAAATGCAACTGCTCTCAGCACTGCAGTGTGAGTATGGACAGGGCTATTATTTCTCAAAACCGATTGATAGCGACACTGCCGGTGCTTTAATTTCGGCAGTACCGGCTGCTTATTTTGGAGGGTAA
- a CDS encoding DUF3318 domain-containing protein yields the protein MEPGSEIQRLLDLMPASGRMLTKVVSKPQQPLVIDSPFPLPWAKDRPIFINFDLWGRLPKPQRDLLLLRTVSWLTEVRWFKPDLYQGLVAAGVVGTFVELIQGDAVGVIVAGGLSALAGSQIWRSYRSSQSEIDADQVAIGVALRRGYSEAEAAAHLLGAIESVAKIEGRAGLNFIELIRSQNLRAIAGFSSVGIPDAMKRE from the coding sequence ATCGAGCCTGGATCTGAAATTCAACGCCTGCTAGACTTAATGCCGGCTTCTGGTCGGATGCTGACTAAAGTTGTTAGCAAACCGCAGCAACCTCTGGTTATTGATAGTCCTTTTCCCCTGCCTTGGGCGAAGGATCGGCCTATTTTTATTAATTTTGATTTGTGGGGGCGACTGCCGAAACCGCAGCGAGATTTGCTGCTGCTGCGTACTGTTAGTTGGTTAACTGAAGTTAGATGGTTTAAGCCAGATTTATATCAAGGATTGGTTGCTGCTGGAGTTGTTGGCACTTTTGTGGAATTGATCCAGGGAGATGCTGTGGGTGTGATTGTTGCCGGCGGTTTAAGTGCGCTTGCCGGCAGCCAAATTTGGCGATCTTACCGCAGTTCTCAATCTGAAATTGATGCGGATCAAGTGGCTATTGGTGTTGCACTGCGGCGAGGTTATAGTGAAGCTGAAGCGGCTGCTCACTTGTTAGGGGCAATTGAGTCTGTTGCCAAAATTGAGGGGCGGGCCGGTTTGAATTTTATTGAGTTAATTCGCTCTCAAAATTTAAGGGCGATTGCGGGTTTTTCTTCGGTGGGTATCCCTGATGCGATGAAGCGGGAATGA
- a CDS encoding nucleoside transporter C-terminal domain-containing protein encodes MPHPIYLNIISFFGIFGLCAIAWLFSEHRRIIPWRVIISGIALQLILGAFVFMFPPTRSALQAFSNLLDGVFLAADTGASFVFGKNLVPLPTRPADVNLGYIFAFRALPTVIFFSGLMALLYNIGIIQIVTEVFAKIFYATMRLSGAEALSGAANIFVGIEAAIVVKPYLPKMTRSELCAILSCCFGTAASSTLAIYVSFLRPVFPNILGHLVSASIMAIPACFVLSKILVPETEVPLTAGGIPQEEKQDKNEKKFTGTELGGQGLDAALDEEPEDIKMETVGGEPIERVSPLDAAIVGALDGVKMAVAIAAVLILILGFVSLINQIFGGLAGLPSPIGDIFKVVTLQNIQGVLFYPLTLLTGVPFNESWTASVIIGRRLLETAIPPYQALGEAAKAGTISPRTVLIVSYALSGFAHLASVGIFVGGTIALIPSRRKDISELGWKALFVGTLATMMIACVAGVFDTGSPSILGDKTAPVSAPAVAPSPAAPTVAPSPTAPAAKPPAPAPKPSPNRNR; translated from the coding sequence ATGCCTCATCCGATCTATCTCAACATCATCTCGTTTTTTGGCATCTTTGGCCTATGCGCGATCGCGTGGCTTTTTTCAGAACACCGCCGAATTATTCCCTGGCGCGTCATTATATCCGGCATTGCCTTGCAATTAATTTTAGGCGCGTTCGTATTTATGTTTCCGCCGACTAGGAGCGCCCTACAGGCATTTAGTAACCTACTAGACGGTGTTTTTCTGGCGGCTGACACCGGCGCGAGTTTTGTATTTGGGAAAAATCTCGTCCCACTGCCTACTAGGCCGGCGGATGTAAATTTAGGCTATATCTTCGCATTTCGAGCCTTGCCTACCGTCATCTTCTTCTCAGGATTGATGGCATTGCTCTACAACATCGGGATTATTCAAATTGTAACCGAAGTATTTGCCAAAATCTTTTATGCCACCATGCGCTTGAGTGGTGCTGAAGCTTTAAGCGGGGCGGCTAATATTTTTGTGGGTATTGAAGCTGCCATTGTTGTTAAGCCTTATTTGCCTAAAATGACTCGCAGTGAACTCTGCGCGATTTTATCGTGTTGTTTTGGAACCGCCGCTTCTTCAACTCTTGCAATTTATGTGAGTTTTTTAAGGCCGGTTTTTCCCAACATTTTGGGACACTTAGTATCTGCCTCAATTATGGCAATACCGGCTTGTTTTGTTCTCTCAAAAATTTTAGTGCCAGAAACCGAAGTTCCCCTAACTGCCGGCGGGATTCCCCAAGAAGAAAAACAAGACAAAAATGAAAAGAAATTCACCGGCACAGAACTCGGCGGGCAGGGTTTAGATGCAGCCCTAGATGAAGAACCAGAAGACATAAAAATGGAAACAGTGGGTGGAGAACCCATCGAGCGAGTGAGTCCCTTGGATGCTGCAATTGTGGGTGCATTAGATGGCGTAAAAATGGCTGTAGCCATCGCCGCCGTGCTGATTTTAATCTTAGGGTTTGTGTCTTTAATCAATCAAATCTTTGGGGGGCTAGCCGGCTTACCCAGTCCAATTGGAGACATTTTTAAGGTTGTCACCTTACAAAATATTCAAGGCGTCTTATTTTATCCCCTGACTTTGTTAACCGGCGTTCCCTTTAATGAATCTTGGACAGCCTCCGTTATTATTGGGCGTAGACTCTTAGAAACAGCAATTCCTCCCTATCAAGCACTCGGCGAAGCCGCTAAAGCCGGCACCATAAGTCCTCGCACTGTGTTGATCGTCAGCTATGCTCTTTCTGGATTTGCTCACTTAGCTTCCGTGGGAATTTTTGTTGGGGGTACAATTGCCCTCATTCCCTCACGGCGCAAAGATATTTCAGAACTTGGTTGGAAAGCTTTATTTGTTGGCACCTTAGCAACAATGATGATTGCTTGTGTTGCCGGCGTATTCGACACCGGCAGCCCCAGTATTTTAGGTGACAAAACTGCACCCGTTAGTGCGCCGGCTGTTGCCCCCTCGCCGGCAGCCCCCACCGTCGCACCTTCACCCACAGCGCCGGCTGCTAAACCCCCTGCACCCGCCCCTAAACCTTCACCGAATCGCAATCGTTAG
- a CDS encoding glycosyltransferase family 39 protein, which yields MKDEGGKQRGKSIFTFHGSSLYFQGLLLLVWVAAGTGLRFTQLDKKSPWTDEFSTMVFSLGNSFRTVPLDQAIPLNVLLEPLQPAFTNTGLITSAENVIHHLLGESNHPPVYFILANLWMHLFPPAGEYVSLWVARSLPALLGVLSIPAIYGFSRLTFRSRLIAQLSAAVMAISPYGIYLAQEARHYTLAILLVIASLSCLIVAVRCIDQHRSMPVWVALIWVAVNSLGIAVHYFFSFTLCAEGIVLLALILHQNREKIRIAKAAQENNSPPLFLPLKTLFAVAAGTLAGCLVWLPVWQSSSDDGGLTEWIYSGARVGLAWISPLFQALAAWVTMLLLLPVESPVLSVAVVSGAAMLMFIFWASPILWRGFKNQFTMPANRTVTAVLAGLILSVIALFFIMTYGFGIDLTRGARYHFVYFPAVIALLGASLGACWETSQPRSGGEGEIRQSSIPLSFSWRSVASFKILAGGKIAVVLILLVGFLSGLTVAINLGYQKYYRPDLLVPIIEQASQDYKTKFESTISQAKTNTKTAVLIATTHQNHVQIGEMMGLAWEFKRLTGLNDQANIQFLLAHQKNPACEGEICPAAKTLQKTLETSSFADLWLVNFKVPANLNPQNCTLDERKLPLVDGYNYQLYHCRSNKF from the coding sequence ATGAAGGATGAAGGCGGAAAGCAAAGAGGAAAAAGTATTTTTACTTTTCACGGTTCCTCTTTATATTTTCAAGGATTGTTGCTTTTAGTGTGGGTGGCTGCCGGCACCGGCTTACGTTTTACCCAACTAGATAAAAAGTCTCCTTGGACGGATGAATTTTCTACAATGGTGTTTAGTTTGGGGAACAGTTTTCGCACGGTTCCTCTCGATCAAGCGATTCCATTAAATGTTTTACTCGAACCTCTGCAGCCGGCATTTACAAATACAGGTTTAATTACTTCGGCAGAAAACGTCATTCATCACTTACTGGGTGAAAGTAATCATCCGCCGGTTTATTTTATATTGGCTAACTTGTGGATGCATTTATTTCCCCCTGCCGGCGAGTATGTCTCACTGTGGGTAGCGCGATCTCTACCGGCACTTTTGGGTGTTCTCTCAATTCCGGCGATATATGGGTTTAGCCGGCTAACTTTTCGTTCCCGGCTGATAGCGCAACTATCAGCAGCCGTGATGGCAATTTCTCCATACGGCATTTATTTGGCACAAGAAGCCCGTCACTATACCTTGGCTATTTTACTGGTGATTGCTTCCCTCAGTTGCCTAATCGTTGCGGTACGGTGCATTGATCAACACAGATCAATGCCGGTTTGGGTGGCACTTATTTGGGTTGCCGTTAACAGTTTAGGCATTGCCGTTCATTACTTTTTCAGCTTCACGCTTTGCGCTGAAGGAATCGTTTTGCTGGCGCTTATTTTGCATCAAAATCGCGAGAAGATTCGCATTGCTAAGGCAGCTCAAGAAAATAATTCGCCGCCTCTCTTTCTCCCCCTCAAAACCCTTTTTGCCGTTGCCGCCGGCACTTTAGCCGGCTGTTTAGTTTGGCTGCCGGTGTGGCAAAGTAGCTCAGATGACGGCGGGCTGACAGAATGGATTTATAGTGGTGCTCGCGTGGGATTAGCCTGGATTAGCCCGCTATTTCAAGCCCTGGCTGCTTGGGTGACGATGCTGCTTTTGCTGCCGGTGGAGTCGCCGGTATTGTCGGTAGCGGTTGTCTCTGGGGCGGCGATGCTAATGTTCATATTTTGGGCGTCACCCATATTATGGCGGGGTTTTAAAAACCAATTCACAATGCCGGCAAACCGCACAGTCACCGCTGTTTTGGCTGGGCTTATCTTAAGTGTAATTGCCCTATTTTTTATCATGACTTACGGCTTCGGCATCGATCTGACTCGCGGTGCTCGATATCATTTCGTTTACTTCCCTGCCGTGATCGCTTTGCTAGGCGCAAGTTTAGGGGCTTGCTGGGAAACTTCTCAGCCTAGGAGTGGGGGAGAGGGAGAAATACGGCAATCTTCAATTCCCCTATCTTTCAGTTGGCGCAGCGTTGCCTCATTTAAAATCCTTGCCGGTGGAAAAATAGCCGTTGTGCTGATTTTGCTGGTGGGATTTTTAAGCGGGTTAACGGTGGCAATAAATTTAGGATATCAAAAATATTATAGACCCGATCTGTTGGTTCCAATTATTGAACAAGCTTCTCAAGATTACAAAACAAAATTTGAGTCTACTATTAGCCAAGCAAAAACAAATACAAAAACCGCAGTATTAATTGCAACCACACACCAAAACCATGTGCAAATTGGTGAAATGATGGGACTAGCTTGGGAATTCAAACGTCTTACCGGCTTAAATGACCAGGCGAATATCCAATTTCTTTTGGCGCATCAAAAAAACCCTGCTTGTGAGGGTGAAATCTGTCCAGCAGCTAAAACGCTTCAAAAAACACTAGAAACTTCCTCTTTTGCGGATTTGTGGTTGGTGAATTTCAAAGTGCCGGCAAACTTAAATCCCCAAAATTGCACTTTAGATGAGCGCAAACTGCCGCTAGTAGATGGCTATAACTACCAGCTTTATCACTGTCGGTCTAATAAATTTTAA
- a CDS encoding glycosyltransferase family 39 protein, with amino-acid sequence MNQSRIVNKQPFRLSLEHLLIAAIAIGIMLRLINLGTREFWYDEILSLLLSTGKKLAYQSPEDTPVILANYTFLLKLPAETTIQDTLKTLISLLRGLVGGEPHPPLFFLSQHFWLRLFGNSEIAMRSLNALLSIAAVGCTYGLGKTILGHRGGLLLAALLATNPFYLFHSLNVRMYAPLVLWIALSTWALLQRIKILLNQKSYNSGMPAKKIPIFFWDILLIASVTAGILTFYLYIYWIITLAIIAIYLDRCRWWQHAFRLAAGILLSLPWILWGTRQQLRNADFQRFNAPAGLIAGIVQHFQDVAQTLGTHLLLGDWVTSLPPASRLIAGVGVMGVLAAVIASLWRQPRQERGKIPAVQLSLLLSLLPLLLALAVDIVTGKFTVGFGWGRSMIWILPGCLLLLAVWVEKAASHWCKPAVAVLLLLYLSVSIGDYSLRQRWVFHKIADVIAQQPTTPTLIAMDSQAWGHVMRLAYYISPALPVNLLAQESTQLANALEKFLKSDGSRYSRIVWLESAMPVWSKPATEAERQQVQQVLNSRFQLIQQQSLSGTMDLDEFKLSLYTRSADR; translated from the coding sequence ATGAATCAAAGCCGTATTGTAAATAAGCAGCCGTTTCGCTTGTCACTAGAACATTTACTCATCGCAGCGATTGCCATTGGGATTATGCTGCGCTTGATTAATTTAGGAACTCGTGAATTTTGGTATGACGAAATTCTATCTTTATTACTATCCACCGGCAAAAAACTTGCTTATCAATCTCCAGAAGATACGCCGGTTATTTTAGCGAACTATACTTTTTTATTAAAGTTGCCGGCAGAAACCACAATTCAAGACACCCTGAAAACCCTCATCAGCCTGCTAAGAGGATTAGTTGGCGGAGAACCTCACCCACCCCTATTTTTCCTCAGTCAGCATTTTTGGTTACGCCTTTTTGGAAACAGTGAAATCGCTATGCGTAGCCTGAATGCTTTGTTAAGTATCGCCGCAGTTGGATGCACTTATGGATTGGGAAAAACGATTTTAGGGCATCGCGGCGGACTTTTACTCGCTGCGCTTTTAGCAACCAATCCCTTTTATTTATTTCACTCGCTAAATGTGCGAATGTATGCACCACTTGTTTTGTGGATCGCCCTTAGCACATGGGCATTACTTCAACGAATTAAAATTCTACTTAATCAAAAATCCTATAATTCCGGAATGCCGGCAAAAAAAATCCCTATATTTTTCTGGGATATCCTGTTAATCGCCTCAGTCACAGCAGGAATCCTGACATTTTATTTATATATTTACTGGATCATTACTTTAGCAATCATCGCAATTTATTTAGATAGATGCCGGTGGTGGCAACACGCATTCCGTTTAGCAGCCGGCATCCTATTATCCCTCCCCTGGATACTTTGGGGCACCCGCCAGCAACTCCGTAATGCCGACTTTCAGCGGTTTAACGCACCGGCAGGATTGATTGCCGGCATCGTACAGCATTTTCAGGATGTCGCCCAAACCTTGGGAACTCACCTACTCTTGGGAGACTGGGTAACAAGTTTGCCGCCGGCAAGCCGCCTGATTGCGGGAGTGGGGGTAATGGGTGTGCTTGCTGCGGTGATCGCCAGTCTATGGCGTCAGCCAAGGCAGGAGAGGGGGAAAATTCCTGCTGTTCAACTTTCACTATTATTAAGCTTGCTGCCGCTATTGCTGGCGCTGGCAGTGGATATCGTCACCGGCAAGTTTACCGTAGGTTTTGGCTGGGGACGCAGTATGATTTGGATTTTACCAGGCTGCTTGCTGTTGCTGGCTGTGTGGGTGGAAAAGGCTGCCTCACATTGGTGCAAACCGGCAGTGGCAGTGTTATTGCTGTTGTATTTGAGTGTCAGTATTGGCGATTATAGTTTGCGGCAGCGCTGGGTTTTCCATAAAATTGCCGATGTTATCGCACAGCAACCAACTACACCCACCTTAATTGCGATGGACTCTCAAGCTTGGGGTCATGTGATGCGTTTGGCTTATTATATTTCGCCGGCATTGCCGGTGAATCTACTAGCGCAAGAATCTACCCAGTTGGCAAATGCATTAGAAAAGTTTCTCAAGTCTGACGGTTCGCGATATTCTCGTATTGTCTGGTTAGAAAGTGCGATGCCGGTATGGTCGAAGCCGGCAACTGAGGCTGAAAGACAGCAAGTTCAACAGGTGTTAAACAGCCGGTTTCAACTGATTCAGCAGCAGTCTCTATCCGGCACGATGGATCTCGATGAATTTAAACTCAGTCTTTACACTCGTTCTGCTGATCGTTAA
- a CDS encoding acyltransferase family protein yields the protein MLSQTLPQNYQRLSKLLPAFKGWAIFTIVAYHLWGYSKGWLLFSQVYAAFSRGGVNGLFEASLNIFCLLGEYGVHIFISASGFGLAASWWRGGKAAGNTFRLFDILKFWQRRLWRLFPLYWLAHGLALILAWVQPAWVPFGREVLNRGVFDTILASFASFTTLRNFSLDYYFFLNAAWWYVGLAVQFYLIFPILVWFGKRWGWSILLLVSLLITLLYRGIIVSFPLDEMTTDILLRGAFFPTRLFGFVFGIVLAISLLEPAAKDFKGVCRWSQKLLLEKRWIWLTALMWVVGVGFDWASSEGWMILRIPADSLIGVGEFCLLFQTMSVIPWGKAGLATLGNLSYGIYLSHMNFMVALWAILTPQLTFYWLRFFIVLAITCCLGGLFDYSYRLLSQKNPIKTSS from the coding sequence ATGCTCAGTCAAACGTTGCCGCAAAATTATCAGCGTCTCAGTAAACTGCTGCCGGCATTTAAGGGATGGGCAATTTTTACGATTGTTGCCTATCATTTGTGGGGCTATTCTAAAGGCTGGTTACTATTCTCTCAGGTTTATGCTGCATTTTCAAGGGGCGGTGTCAATGGGTTATTTGAGGCAAGTTTAAATATTTTTTGTCTACTAGGAGAGTACGGCGTTCATATTTTTATTAGTGCCAGTGGTTTTGGCTTAGCGGCTTCTTGGTGGCGAGGGGGAAAAGCTGCCGGCAACACGTTTCGCCTCTTTGATATTTTAAAATTTTGGCAACGAAGACTTTGGCGATTATTTCCGCTTTATTGGTTGGCGCATGGTTTGGCGCTGATTTTGGCGTGGGTACAGCCGGCTTGGGTTCCGTTTGGGCGGGAGGTATTAAATCGAGGGGTATTTGATACGATTTTGGCAAGTTTTGCGAGTTTCACGACTTTGCGGAATTTTAGTTTAGATTACTATTTTTTTCTAAATGCGGCTTGGTGGTACGTGGGGCTAGCGGTTCAATTTTATTTAATTTTTCCAATACTGGTGTGGTTTGGGAAACGTTGGGGATGGTCAATTTTACTTCTGGTTTCTCTGTTAATTACTTTATTATATCGAGGAATTATTGTAAGTTTTCCTTTGGATGAAATGACGACAGATATTTTGTTGCGCGGCGCTTTTTTTCCGACGCGCCTATTTGGATTTGTCTTTGGAATTGTGCTTGCGATTAGCCTTTTAGAACCGGCAGCGAAAGATTTTAAGGGGGTATGCCGGTGGAGTCAAAAATTATTGCTTGAAAAACGTTGGATTTGGCTAACTGCGCTAATGTGGGTTGTGGGTGTGGGTTTTGATTGGGCTTCCTCTGAAGGTTGGATGATCCTAAGAATTCCCGCAGATAGCTTAATAGGTGTTGGAGAATTTTGCTTATTGTTTCAAACGATGAGTGTAATTCCGTGGGGGAAAGCCGGTTTAGCAACGCTTGGAAACCTTTCCTATGGCATTTATCTCTCCCACATGAACTTTATGGTGGCGCTGTGGGCAATTTTAACACCCCAACTCACGTTTTACTGGTTACGGTTTTTTATCGTCTTAGCAATTACCTGCTGTTTGGGAGGATTATTTGATTATAGTTACCGATTGCTTAGCCAAAAAAATCCGATAAAAACCAGCAGCTAA
- a CDS encoding glycosyltransferase, which translates to MSASQYKPLLPMPAGSLEVPQMAPRLTDNSESYSQALSEQPIYFSLVVPTYNEGRNIQEIIQQLSQLLDQVIPNNYELIVVDDDSPDFTWKLAQALMPEYPQLRVMRRQQERGLCTAVIRGWQAARGEVLGVIDADLQHPPQVLLKLLAEIERGADLAVASRHVEGGGVSDWSLMRRFLSRGAQLLGLILLPEVISRVSDPMTGYFLVRRDVIAGKVMNPLGYKILIEVLGRGKIRWIAEVGYVFQERQEGESKVTWKQYLEYLQHLLRLRFSLWPVERFLRFAIVGLSGVFVDMGVLYLLHDPSTFNLPLTRSKILAAEVAIINNFLWNDRWTFGDVSSQQQGNRQRLKRLLKFNLICLGGLILNVMFLNFLFNILKVNEYLANLIAIGLVTCWNFWINLKLSWRVTEVEKK; encoded by the coding sequence ATGAGTGCTAGCCAATATAAGCCTCTTTTACCAATGCCGGCAGGATCTTTAGAAGTTCCTCAAATGGCACCAAGGCTCACTGACAACAGCGAGTCTTATTCTCAGGCACTCAGCGAACAACCGATTTATTTTTCTCTGGTGGTTCCAACTTATAACGAAGGGAGAAATATTCAGGAAATAATTCAGCAATTGAGCCAGTTACTCGATCAGGTCATTCCCAATAATTATGAACTCATTGTCGTAGATGACGATAGCCCGGATTTTACTTGGAAATTGGCTCAAGCATTGATGCCTGAATATCCTCAATTGCGAGTGATGCGGCGTCAGCAAGAACGGGGACTTTGTACCGCAGTGATTCGCGGTTGGCAAGCGGCAAGAGGAGAGGTTTTAGGGGTGATTGATGCCGATCTCCAACACCCGCCCCAAGTGCTATTAAAACTATTAGCAGAAATTGAGCGCGGCGCGGATTTGGCTGTCGCTAGCCGTCATGTGGAAGGCGGCGGCGTGAGTGATTGGAGTTTAATGCGCCGGTTTTTATCTCGCGGTGCTCAATTGTTGGGTTTAATTTTGCTGCCAGAGGTGATTAGTCGAGTGTCAGATCCGATGACCGGCTATTTTTTAGTTCGCCGTGATGTGATTGCCGGCAAGGTAATGAACCCACTCGGTTATAAGATTTTGATTGAGGTTTTAGGACGCGGAAAGATTCGCTGGATTGCTGAAGTTGGCTATGTCTTTCAAGAACGCCAAGAAGGAGAAAGTAAGGTAACATGGAAACAATATTTGGAGTATCTCCAACACCTGCTACGGTTGCGCTTTTCTTTGTGGCCGGTTGAGCGATTTCTGCGTTTTGCTATCGTGGGATTGAGTGGGGTGTTTGTGGATATGGGTGTGCTTTATTTGCTGCACGATCCCAGCACTTTTAATTTGCCTCTGACTCGCAGTAAAATTCTAGCGGCAGAAGTGGCAATTATTAACAATTTTTTATGGAATGATCGTTGGACTTTTGGAGATGTTTCTAGCCAGCAGCAGGGAAATCGGCAACGCTTGAAACGATTGTTAAAATTTAATTTGATTTGTTTGGGAGGGCTAATTTTAAATGTGATGTTTTTGAATTTCTTATTTAATATATTGAAAGTTAATGAGTATTTAGCAAATTTGATAGCCATTGGATTGGTGACTTGCTGGAATTTCTGGATTAATTTAAAGCTGAGTTGGCGGGTGACGGAAGTTGAGAAGAAATAG